The Longimicrobium sp. genome includes a window with the following:
- a CDS encoding DUF4956 domain-containing protein → MPGKPDDDPILGGESETLLARGRPVRREEGRRPESPPPRPPASVRPAAGGGRVRGFMERISESRRAPFLRLVGYYVLLIGVMGALVYWVPMVRDAFISPVVLPDLGRGGSGSELLTRAPTLGDYGARLSLGEALHRALTTLLVIAGAMSLVIPVAWVYMFTKRFRYDPALVSSVIILPIVVAGIALVVKNSLALAFSLAGIVAAVRFRNTLKDPRDAVYIFLVIGIGLSAGVQALDVALAMSLAFNFVVLLVWKYNVGSIYSGSYGRTGILSVGDPELMIADDPAAQRDIRRRMLEHDGDMRTDGILLVHSSAPDVARLTVQEALGDTASDWRLVNVRREPERPAVLEYLVRLKTEITPAELVGALDERWSAQVTAAEYVPFRTRKKKRKRD, encoded by the coding sequence ATGCCCGGCAAACCAGACGACGATCCGATTCTCGGGGGCGAGTCCGAGACGCTCCTGGCGCGCGGCAGGCCCGTGCGGCGGGAGGAGGGGCGCCGGCCCGAGAGCCCGCCGCCACGCCCGCCTGCATCCGTTCGCCCAGCGGCCGGCGGGGGGCGCGTGCGGGGGTTCATGGAGCGCATCTCCGAGTCGCGGCGCGCACCCTTTCTGCGGCTCGTGGGTTACTACGTGCTGCTCATCGGCGTCATGGGCGCGCTGGTGTACTGGGTGCCGATGGTGCGCGACGCCTTCATCTCGCCCGTGGTGCTCCCCGACCTGGGGAGAGGAGGGAGCGGGTCTGAGCTGCTGACCCGCGCACCCACGCTGGGCGACTACGGCGCGCGGCTGTCGCTTGGGGAGGCGCTGCACCGCGCGCTGACGACGCTGCTGGTGATCGCCGGCGCGATGTCGCTGGTGATTCCGGTGGCTTGGGTGTACATGTTCACCAAGCGCTTCCGCTACGATCCCGCGCTCGTTTCCTCGGTCATCATTCTGCCGATCGTGGTGGCGGGGATCGCGCTGGTGGTCAAGAACTCGCTGGCGCTGGCCTTTTCGCTGGCCGGGATCGTGGCGGCGGTCCGCTTCCGCAACACGCTCAAGGACCCGCGCGACGCCGTCTACATATTCCTGGTGATCGGGATCGGGCTGTCGGCGGGGGTGCAGGCGCTGGACGTTGCGCTCGCGATGTCGCTGGCCTTCAACTTCGTCGTGCTGCTGGTGTGGAAGTACAACGTCGGGTCGATCTACAGCGGGAGCTACGGGCGGACGGGGATCCTGTCGGTGGGCGATCCGGAGCTGATGATCGCCGACGATCCGGCTGCGCAGCGCGACATCCGGCGGCGGATGCTGGAGCACGACGGCGACATGCGCACGGACGGCATCCTGCTGGTGCACTCGAGCGCGCCGGACGTCGCGCGGCTCACGGTGCAGGAGGCGCTCGGCGACACCGCCAGCGACTGGCGGCTGGTCAACGTGCGGCGCGAGCCCGAGCGCCCCGCGGTGCTGGAATATCTCGTGCGGCTCAAGACGGAGATCACTCCGGCCGAACTGGTGGGCGCGCTGGACGAGCGCTGGTCCGCCCAGGTCACGGCCGCGGAGTACGTGCCCTTCCGGACGCGGAAGAAGAAACGCAAGCGGGATTAG
- a CDS encoding helix-turn-helix transcriptional regulator, translated as MSNDTMVHDSTGNVFADMGLADAETRLAKAELARAIRKALEELGLDEPSAAELLGISPLDVSDLTVGKLARFSLERLERFLNALDVESASR; from the coding sequence ATGAGCAATGACACGATGGTCCACGACAGCACCGGTAACGTCTTCGCGGACATGGGCCTCGCGGATGCGGAGACTCGCCTTGCCAAAGCTGAGCTCGCCCGCGCGATCCGCAAGGCCCTCGAAGAACTCGGCCTCGACGAGCCGTCCGCGGCCGAGCTGCTCGGCATCAGCCCGCTGGACGTCTCCGACCTCACGGTTGGCAAGCTGGCTCGCTTCAGCCTTGAGCGCCTGGAACGCTTCCTCAACGCACTGGACGTGGAGAGCGCATCCAGATAG
- a CDS encoding type II toxin-antitoxin system RelE/ParE family toxin — MPVAARKPLHFVGSSHKDLRAMPEDVQDVFGAALLDAQHGESSPNTRAFGEGLPGRVLKLAVDHYGDTYRLACTEKFPRAVYVLHAFKKKSVRGSRTPFAEIELLRNRLRTAAEHYQEHYRPWGNDDEQ, encoded by the coding sequence ATGCCCGTCGCCGCACGGAAGCCCCTTCACTTCGTAGGATCGAGCCACAAGGATCTCAGGGCAATGCCTGAGGATGTGCAGGACGTCTTTGGCGCGGCGCTGCTGGATGCGCAGCATGGCGAATCGTCTCCCAACACGCGTGCGTTTGGGGAGGGGTTGCCTGGCCGGGTGCTGAAGCTGGCCGTGGACCACTATGGAGATACCTACCGCCTCGCCTGCACGGAGAAGTTCCCGAGGGCGGTGTACGTCCTCCACGCCTTCAAGAAGAAGTCGGTCAGGGGGAGCCGCACTCCGTTCGCGGAGATCGAGCTGCTCCGCAACCGCCTCCGCACCGCCGCGGAGCACTACCAGGAACACTACCGCCCCTGGGGGAATGACGATGAGCAATGA
- a CDS encoding nucleotidyltransferase domain-containing protein, producing MLFHALDAVLATTAKIQILRALMPLESPVTGREAQRLGGVRSTLGAATALNELTALGILMRGGTSSTHQYRVNRDHHLEPALRALFDAEGRRIAILKAALTDALTRAGVLDGIRSAVLFGSQARGDARADSDLDVLFVACAAERVADVERAIIDASGEIQNRLGLRLAGIVIPAEQVRERTRQGDPLMEAIRTEGRELLASHSLRW from the coding sequence ATGCTCTTTCATGCGCTCGACGCGGTCCTGGCCACTACGGCCAAGATCCAGATCCTTCGCGCGCTGATGCCTCTCGAATCGCCTGTCACCGGGCGGGAGGCGCAGCGGCTGGGAGGAGTGCGCTCAACTCTTGGAGCCGCGACGGCACTCAACGAGCTGACCGCCCTCGGGATTCTGATGCGCGGCGGGACCTCGAGCACGCACCAGTATCGCGTCAACCGGGACCACCATCTAGAGCCGGCGCTCCGCGCGCTCTTCGACGCCGAAGGACGGCGGATCGCAATCCTGAAGGCGGCTCTGACCGATGCGCTGACACGCGCCGGTGTGCTCGATGGCATCCGCTCCGCCGTGCTGTTCGGCAGCCAGGCACGTGGCGATGCGCGCGCCGACAGCGATCTGGATGTCCTGTTCGTCGCCTGCGCCGCTGAGAGGGTTGCGGACGTGGAGCGCGCGATCATCGATGCCTCCGGTGAGATACAGAACCGTCTCGGGCTGCGCCTCGCTGGGATCGTCATCCCCGCCGAACAGGTGCGCGAGCGCACGAGGCAGGGCGATCCCCTGATGGAAGCGATCCGGACCGAAGGCCGGGAACTTCTGGCGAGCCATTCTCTGAGGTGGTAG
- a CDS encoding AbrB/MazE/SpoVT family DNA-binding domain-containing protein, whose translation MNASEPLRIDQRGALVLPAELRERFGIEGGSTVLAEATAEGILLRPAVVLPVEIYTPERRAEFLLNSAYDADSHQWALAEVRALGLDSDAIPHERPAAS comes from the coding sequence TTGAACGCATCAGAACCACTCCGCATCGATCAGCGTGGCGCACTCGTTCTACCGGCGGAGCTCCGGGAGCGCTTCGGCATCGAGGGAGGCTCCACGGTGCTGGCGGAGGCCACCGCGGAGGGCATCCTGCTGCGCCCCGCCGTGGTCCTTCCCGTGGAGATCTACACGCCCGAGCGGCGCGCGGAGTTCCTTCTCAACAGCGCCTACGACGCGGACAGCCACCAGTGGGCTTTGGCGGAGGTGCGGGCATTGGGGCTCGACTCCGACGCGATACCACACGAGCGCCCGGCGGCCTCGTGA
- a CDS encoding BamA/TamA family outer membrane protein, whose product MRLARRVLAAAAVALLPALAAAQERVAAGAQYAHPPLPESLLGESYRNLWTTPVQVPVLDLRGYAGGLTPTGTGGGNQTESVRFRGANGREYAFRLVNKNQTRGQSPDIQGTIVGEVVQDQVSSLHPAAALVADPLLAAAGVLYVPPTLYVMPASGLPQQHASFHGRLGLLEERPRAGNSEVAGIAAASAIEDTEDFLKALESAPSHRLDTRDYLAGRLMDIYFGDWDRHEDQYSWARYDRGGEQLWRAVPRDRDYVFADYDGLALDVARGQLPKAVRFQEDYEGQLFGLVQNAQLLDRRLLGDLDRAAWESVVSTLQTRLSDAVIDGAVARMPAEYRPLNADFLRTMLRARRARLREVAMTWYGWMAAEPEIHARDERDVAIVQHAPDGSAEVRIHAGGENVAPYFRRRFLPDETREIRLFLHGGADRASVRGGPGRITTRVIGGAGDDALADSSSGARVRFYDDRGDNGFVRGTRTHVDTREYSPPAYERGAGVSPPQDWGRSRSLFAPYAGWRSRIGVVVGGGPAFKTHGFRRFPFASEGHLRVLWAPQYTRFGAEYNAEYHFAGTRRWLLTDVRATGLAATDFHGFGNETPEVEDREVRRVWERQLLVQPTWFFPLSRRSWLTVAPVGRLTDPGVPDGSPAEQPGVRGTRTWGALGARTGLLVNRVDNATFPRLGFALSADASAFPAVSRLDGPFGSTGAQARAYLGGSAGPVLALRGGVRQAWGDFPLQEAAFIGGGNSLRGSSTQRYAGDRAVHGSAELRQPLFRANLGVRGTVGAFALADAGRVYVDGDSPGGWHTAAGGGLFFIFLNRAVSVSYAAGEKGRVYFDMGLPF is encoded by the coding sequence GTGAGGCTCGCGCGGCGGGTCCTCGCGGCGGCGGCGGTCGCCCTCCTCCCGGCGCTTGCCGCCGCGCAGGAGCGGGTGGCAGCCGGGGCGCAGTACGCGCATCCGCCGCTCCCCGAGTCGCTTCTGGGGGAGTCGTACCGAAACCTGTGGACGACGCCGGTGCAGGTGCCGGTGCTGGACCTGCGCGGCTACGCGGGCGGGCTGACGCCGACGGGCACGGGAGGCGGCAACCAGACCGAGTCGGTCCGCTTCCGCGGCGCCAACGGGCGCGAGTACGCCTTCCGGCTGGTCAACAAGAACCAGACGCGCGGCCAGTCGCCGGACATCCAGGGGACGATCGTAGGCGAGGTGGTCCAGGACCAGGTGTCGTCGCTGCACCCCGCGGCGGCGCTGGTGGCGGACCCGCTGCTGGCCGCGGCCGGCGTGCTGTACGTGCCGCCCACGCTGTACGTGATGCCTGCCAGCGGTCTGCCGCAGCAGCACGCCTCCTTCCACGGCAGGCTGGGGCTGCTGGAGGAGCGCCCGCGCGCCGGGAACAGCGAGGTGGCGGGGATCGCGGCGGCCAGCGCGATCGAGGACACGGAGGACTTCCTCAAGGCGCTGGAGTCCGCCCCGTCGCACCGGCTGGACACGCGCGACTACCTGGCCGGCCGGCTGATGGACATCTACTTCGGCGACTGGGACCGGCACGAGGACCAGTACAGCTGGGCGCGATACGACCGCGGCGGCGAGCAGCTCTGGAGGGCCGTCCCCCGCGACCGCGACTACGTCTTCGCGGACTACGACGGGCTGGCGCTGGACGTGGCGCGCGGGCAGCTCCCCAAGGCGGTGCGCTTCCAGGAGGACTACGAGGGGCAGCTCTTCGGGCTGGTCCAGAACGCGCAGCTCCTGGACCGGCGCCTGCTGGGCGACCTGGACCGCGCCGCCTGGGAATCGGTGGTCTCGACGCTCCAGACGCGCCTCTCGGACGCGGTGATCGACGGCGCAGTGGCACGCATGCCGGCCGAGTACCGGCCCCTGAACGCGGACTTCCTGCGCACCATGCTCCGCGCCCGCCGCGCGCGGCTGCGCGAGGTGGCGATGACGTGGTACGGGTGGATGGCGGCCGAGCCCGAGATCCACGCCCGCGACGAGCGCGACGTGGCCATCGTGCAGCACGCGCCGGACGGGAGCGCCGAGGTGCGCATCCACGCCGGCGGCGAAAACGTGGCGCCCTACTTCCGCCGCCGCTTCCTGCCGGACGAGACGCGCGAGATCCGGCTCTTCCTGCACGGCGGCGCGGACCGGGCGTCCGTCCGCGGCGGGCCGGGGCGCATCACCACCCGCGTGATCGGCGGCGCTGGCGACGATGCGCTGGCGGACTCGTCGAGCGGAGCGCGGGTAAGGTTCTACGACGACCGGGGCGACAACGGCTTCGTGCGCGGCACGCGGACCCACGTGGACACGCGCGAGTACTCGCCGCCCGCGTACGAGCGCGGCGCCGGCGTGAGCCCGCCCCAGGACTGGGGGCGCAGCCGCAGCCTGTTCGCGCCGTACGCCGGATGGCGCTCGCGCATCGGCGTGGTGGTGGGCGGCGGGCCGGCGTTCAAGACGCACGGGTTCCGGCGCTTCCCCTTCGCCAGCGAGGGGCACCTGCGCGTGCTGTGGGCGCCGCAGTACACCCGCTTCGGGGCGGAGTACAACGCGGAGTACCACTTCGCCGGCACGCGCCGCTGGCTGCTGACGGACGTGCGCGCCACCGGGCTGGCGGCCACGGACTTCCACGGCTTCGGCAACGAGACGCCGGAGGTGGAGGACCGCGAGGTGCGCCGCGTGTGGGAGCGCCAGCTGCTGGTGCAGCCCACCTGGTTCTTCCCCCTCTCGCGCCGCAGCTGGCTCACGGTGGCGCCGGTGGGACGCCTCACCGACCCCGGCGTCCCCGACGGATCGCCCGCGGAGCAGCCGGGGGTGCGCGGCACGCGGACGTGGGGAGCGCTGGGCGCGCGCACCGGCCTGCTGGTGAACAGGGTGGACAACGCCACCTTCCCGCGCCTGGGCTTCGCCCTCTCGGCGGACGCGAGCGCGTTTCCGGCGGTGTCGCGGCTGGACGGGCCGTTCGGGAGCACGGGAGCGCAGGCGAGGGCGTACCTCGGAGGGAGCGCGGGCCCGGTGCTGGCCCTGCGCGGCGGGGTGCGCCAGGCGTGGGGCGACTTCCCGCTCCAGGAGGCCGCCTTCATCGGCGGCGGCAACTCGCTGCGCGGCTCCAGCACCCAGCGCTACGCCGGCGACCGCGCGGTGCACGGGAGCGCGGAGCTGCGCCAGCCCCTCTTCCGCGCGAACCTGGGGGTCCGCGGCACGGTGGGCGCCTTCGCGCTGGCCGACGCCGGGCGCGTGTACGTGGACGGCGACTCGCCCGGCGGATGGCACACCGCCGCGGGCGGCGGCCTGTTCTTCATCTTCCTGAACCGCGCCGTGAGCGTGTCATACGCGGCGGGCGAGAAGGGGCGGGTTTACTTCGACATGGGGCTGCCGTTTTGA
- a CDS encoding metallophosphoesterase — protein MKTNRHRWTTAAAALLPCALLLAGCYKSAFNVGKVIEAVQRDSIAYTLLLIGDAGLPEPTPQGDPVINALRQAIKDDDPGQTFVVYLGDNVYPRGLVDSTQATERAVGEGILNEQIDAILESGGRGVLIPGNHDWEAGGTEGWRYIRRQDLYVDARGKGRVAMLPNSGCPGPEVLDLNPTLRLIMIDTQWWLQAGGSRPEGPGSECAVKSERQVVDSMRAALASAGGRRTVVVGHHPLVSGGEHGGYFDWPTYLQIHPYVRNAGFFARQDVNGVEYTRLRVNMAGAFQQHPPLIYAAGHEHNLQVFRRAPARYQVVSGAGIYGHTTTVRRITGSQYTRRASGFQRITFLKDGRVRLAVLVVDQTGKATEDFSMFLDTQGLPPVQSTESELPPAGTDTTRLNPAGPVRPAPPRPSTPAGSRPVAP, from the coding sequence ATGAAGACGAATCGACATCGCTGGACGACCGCCGCGGCCGCGCTCCTCCCCTGCGCCCTGCTGCTGGCCGGGTGCTACAAGTCGGCCTTCAACGTGGGCAAGGTGATCGAGGCGGTGCAGCGCGACTCCATCGCCTACACGCTGCTCCTGATCGGCGACGCGGGGCTCCCGGAGCCCACCCCCCAGGGCGACCCGGTGATCAACGCGCTGCGCCAGGCCATCAAGGACGACGACCCGGGGCAGACCTTCGTCGTGTACCTGGGCGACAACGTGTACCCGCGCGGGCTCGTCGACTCCACGCAGGCCACGGAGCGCGCGGTGGGCGAGGGGATCCTGAACGAGCAGATCGACGCCATCCTGGAGAGCGGCGGGCGCGGGGTGCTGATCCCCGGCAACCACGACTGGGAAGCGGGCGGCACGGAGGGGTGGCGCTACATCCGCCGGCAGGACCTGTACGTGGACGCACGCGGCAAGGGGCGGGTGGCGATGCTCCCCAACAGCGGGTGCCCCGGGCCCGAGGTGCTGGACCTGAACCCCACGCTGCGCCTCATCATGATCGACACGCAGTGGTGGCTGCAGGCCGGCGGCTCGCGGCCGGAGGGGCCCGGCTCGGAGTGCGCGGTGAAGTCCGAGCGGCAGGTGGTGGACTCCATGCGCGCGGCGCTGGCCAGCGCCGGCGGGCGGCGCACGGTGGTGGTGGGCCACCACCCGCTGGTGAGCGGCGGCGAGCACGGCGGCTACTTCGACTGGCCCACGTACCTGCAGATCCACCCGTACGTGCGCAACGCCGGCTTCTTCGCCCGGCAGGACGTGAACGGGGTGGAGTACACCCGGCTGCGCGTGAACATGGCGGGAGCCTTCCAGCAGCACCCGCCGCTGATCTACGCGGCTGGGCACGAGCACAACCTGCAGGTGTTCCGCCGTGCGCCGGCGCGCTACCAGGTGGTGAGCGGCGCGGGGATCTACGGCCACACCACCACGGTGCGGAGAATCACCGGGTCGCAGTACACGCGGCGGGCGAGCGGCTTCCAGCGCATCACCTTCCTCAAGGACGGACGCGTGCGCCTGGCGGTGCTCGTGGTGGACCAGACCGGGAAGGCGACCGAGGACTTCTCCATGTTCCTGGACACGCAGGGTCTGCCGCCGGTGCAGTCCACCGAGAGCGAGCTTCCCCCGGCGGGCACCGACACCACGCGTCTGAACCCGGCGGGCCCCGTGCGCCCCGCCCCTCCGCGGCCCAGCACGCCGGCGGGCAGCCGGCCGGTGGCTCCGTGA
- the ppk1 gene encoding polyphosphate kinase 1 produces the protein MTAQPGVRFTARGRDVLDRIATETLPDGLRGGQAETSFFREVFFDTPEGDLERRGAWVRVRVEEDGTQSLAVEVHDGGDDGVLPEAPLRRALEVGPDVEPRDLFAADTEHGRLLRALVEPDRLVPWMEVETRRRIRRVRRDDQARAEVLCDDMTVREADLSAELAEVEIRVDRDAKGRKKLLRALELEYGLDPVTDPLPTRARRTLAEEEVDWLEEAVRASRRVAVVAFDEGRVALRNEGRLLRLPTGEGTGEETCRRVLRETFDHPAARVRLVGTAPGSVRRPATEVWLAEGLAGPLPALGTGVLHLPLGELLQMVGSPALRDDATLAALHVLARSELPLEAEIRRTEAAAPHILRSIPDVEMELETGNPAELPTGALLNMELSLLAFNRRVLALAMDERVPLMERVRFVSIFGANMDEFFRVRVSGFKRQLSEGSTKRTMDGVTPEQQLDAIGIRARRLAESSYRVLHTELLPALREHGVVIVEPDALTPEDDDFLRGYYEGSVHAVLTPLAAGPGHPFPHIRNLRPAVAAILREPMTGTERLGIVELPDGLPRFIPLPGDGRFLPLEALVRGALPRLYPGVEVEVASTFRVTRSAELNLHDRSAADLLNAVQEEVRQRRFRPVVRLEVESEMPPRMRDILLRELQYEVPERVSALGESDLYSLPQPIDLRAVRELDVVDEPGLHYPPAPEHTSPIAADRPIFDVLKEGEVLVSFPEDSFEATVERFVLEAAEDPDVLAIKLALYRTNRKSRLVEAMRKASARGKQVVALVELTARFDEESNIEWARHLRQHGIHVIYGIPGLKVHAKVALVVRRETAGVRRYAYVGTGNLNATTAAAYTDLGILSADPGLGEDVNELFNILSGAGGTPVFKHLLVAPYNMRRRFLEMIAREAEHARAGRGGHIQAKFNGLADREMIAALYRASQAGVRVDLIVRSLCSLRPGVRGLSDNIRVFSILGRYLEHARIFRFANAGEPEYYIGSADWRTRNLSRRVEVVAPIRDPAHRARLDAILAAQLEDPYAWELGPDGTYYQRPDTPPRDARPASGRVAILTE, from the coding sequence ATGACCGCCCAGCCCGGGGTCCGCTTCACCGCGCGCGGACGCGACGTGCTGGACCGCATCGCCACCGAGACGCTGCCGGACGGGCTGCGCGGCGGCCAGGCGGAGACCTCCTTCTTCCGCGAAGTCTTCTTCGACACCCCCGAGGGCGACCTGGAGCGGCGCGGGGCGTGGGTGCGCGTGCGCGTGGAGGAGGACGGCACGCAGTCGCTCGCTGTCGAGGTGCATGATGGCGGGGACGATGGCGTCCTGCCGGAGGCGCCGCTGCGGCGGGCGCTGGAGGTGGGGCCGGACGTGGAGCCGCGCGACCTCTTCGCCGCCGACACGGAGCACGGGCGGCTGCTGCGCGCGCTGGTGGAGCCGGACCGCCTCGTTCCCTGGATGGAGGTGGAGACGCGCCGCCGCATCCGCCGCGTGCGCCGCGACGACCAGGCGCGCGCCGAGGTGCTCTGCGACGACATGACCGTGCGCGAGGCCGACCTCTCCGCCGAGCTGGCGGAGGTGGAGATCCGCGTGGACCGCGACGCCAAGGGGCGCAAGAAGCTGCTGCGCGCCCTGGAGCTGGAGTACGGCCTCGATCCCGTCACCGATCCCCTCCCCACCCGCGCGCGCCGCACTCTGGCCGAGGAGGAGGTCGACTGGCTGGAGGAAGCCGTGCGCGCATCACGGCGGGTGGCGGTGGTGGCGTTCGACGAGGGGCGTGTGGCGCTGCGCAACGAGGGCCGCCTGCTGCGCCTCCCCACCGGCGAGGGGACGGGAGAGGAGACCTGCCGCCGCGTGCTGCGCGAGACCTTTGACCACCCCGCCGCGCGCGTCCGCCTGGTGGGCACGGCGCCGGGATCGGTGCGGCGCCCCGCCACCGAGGTATGGCTGGCGGAGGGGCTCGCCGGGCCGCTCCCCGCGCTGGGGACGGGGGTGCTGCACCTGCCGCTCGGCGAGCTGCTGCAGATGGTGGGCTCCCCCGCCCTGCGCGACGACGCCACGCTGGCCGCCCTGCACGTCCTCGCGCGCAGCGAGCTGCCGCTGGAGGCGGAGATCCGGCGCACGGAGGCCGCGGCGCCGCACATCCTGCGCTCCATCCCCGACGTGGAGATGGAGCTGGAGACGGGGAACCCGGCGGAGCTTCCCACGGGCGCGCTGCTGAACATGGAGCTGAGCCTCCTCGCCTTCAACCGCCGCGTGCTGGCGCTCGCGATGGACGAGCGGGTGCCGCTGATGGAGCGCGTGCGCTTCGTCTCCATCTTCGGCGCCAACATGGACGAGTTCTTTCGCGTCCGCGTCTCCGGCTTCAAGCGCCAGCTCTCCGAGGGAAGCACCAAGCGCACGATGGACGGCGTCACGCCCGAGCAGCAGCTCGACGCCATCGGCATCCGCGCGCGCCGCCTGGCGGAATCGTCGTACCGCGTGCTGCACACGGAGCTGCTGCCGGCGCTGCGCGAGCACGGCGTCGTCATCGTGGAGCCGGACGCGCTGACGCCCGAGGACGACGACTTCCTGCGCGGCTACTACGAGGGGAGCGTGCACGCCGTGCTCACCCCGCTCGCGGCCGGGCCGGGACACCCATTTCCGCACATCCGCAACCTGCGCCCCGCCGTCGCCGCCATTCTGCGCGAGCCGATGACGGGAACGGAGCGGCTGGGGATCGTGGAGCTCCCGGACGGCCTCCCGCGCTTCATCCCGCTCCCCGGCGATGGGCGCTTCCTGCCGCTGGAGGCGCTGGTGCGCGGCGCCCTTCCGCGCCTCTACCCCGGCGTCGAGGTAGAGGTGGCATCCACCTTTCGCGTCACGCGCAGCGCCGAGCTCAACCTGCATGACCGCTCCGCGGCCGACCTCCTGAACGCGGTGCAGGAAGAGGTGAGGCAGCGCCGCTTCCGTCCCGTGGTGCGCCTGGAGGTCGAGAGCGAGATGCCACCGCGGATGCGCGACATCCTCCTGCGCGAGCTGCAGTACGAGGTGCCGGAGCGGGTGAGCGCGCTGGGCGAGAGCGACCTGTACTCGCTTCCGCAGCCCATCGACCTGCGCGCCGTCCGCGAGCTGGACGTGGTGGACGAGCCCGGGCTCCACTATCCGCCCGCCCCGGAGCACACCTCGCCGATCGCCGCGGACCGGCCGATCTTCGACGTGCTCAAGGAAGGGGAGGTGCTCGTCTCCTTCCCCGAGGACTCGTTCGAGGCGACGGTGGAGCGCTTCGTCCTGGAGGCGGCCGAGGACCCGGACGTGCTGGCCATCAAGCTCGCGCTCTATCGCACCAATCGTAAGTCGCGGCTGGTGGAGGCGATGCGCAAGGCCAGCGCGCGCGGCAAGCAGGTGGTGGCGCTGGTGGAGCTTACGGCGCGCTTCGACGAGGAGAGCAACATCGAGTGGGCGCGCCACCTGCGGCAGCACGGGATCCACGTGATCTACGGCATCCCGGGGCTCAAGGTGCACGCCAAGGTGGCGCTGGTGGTGCGGCGCGAGACGGCGGGGGTGCGCCGCTACGCGTACGTGGGCACCGGCAACCTGAACGCCACCACCGCCGCCGCGTACACCGACCTCGGCATCCTCTCCGCCGACCCGGGGCTGGGCGAGGACGTCAACGAGCTCTTCAACATCCTCTCCGGCGCGGGCGGCACGCCGGTCTTCAAGCACCTGCTGGTCGCGCCCTACAACATGCGGCGCCGCTTCCTGGAGATGATCGCGCGTGAGGCGGAGCACGCGCGGGCGGGCCGCGGCGGGCACATCCAGGCCAAGTTCAACGGCTTGGCGGACCGCGAGATGATCGCCGCCCTCTACCGCGCCTCGCAGGCGGGGGTGCGGGTGGACCTCATCGTCCGCTCCCTCTGCTCGCTGCGGCCGGGGGTGCGGGGGCTGTCGGACAACATCCGCGTCTTCAGCATCCTGGGGCGCTACCTGGAGCACGCGCGCATCTTCCGCTTCGCCAACGCGGGCGAGCCGGAGTACTACATCGGCTCGGCGGACTGGCGCACGCGCAACCTGAGCCGCCGCGTGGAGGTGGTGGCCCCCATCCGCGACCCGGCGCACCGCGCGCGGCTGGACGCCATCCTCGCCGCGCAACTTGAAGATCCGTACGCCTGGGAGCTGGGGCCGGACGGCACCTACTACCAGCGCCCCGACACCCCGCCGCGCGACGCGCGCCCCGCCTCCGGGCGCGTCGCCATCCTCACCGAATGA
- a CDS encoding murein L,D-transpeptidase catalytic domain family protein — translation MRFDLLILAATLSAGDAPAGPRAPSAPRIEATDTLPTSARMVRSAARAVLNGVGLESATTTARTRAALTALRSRVRRQSDPDALRFAFRAYYNYKAAHPDDVRKPYLYYVDYGLDARTPRGYVFDMDELRVVDGPFTVAHGRGSAPDRAGVPRRFSNRHGSNATSLGLFLAGETYSFSGSNNGSRYRSIGLRLSGLSGAFNSTARERGVVVHGAPYVTRLGAGRSEGCPALEQSRARWLLPQLANGSLVFLFSPLDRNWMKRDPWAAVEG, via the coding sequence ATGCGTTTCGACCTGCTGATCCTCGCCGCCACCCTCTCCGCGGGTGACGCCCCCGCAGGGCCGCGCGCCCCGTCCGCTCCCCGCATCGAAGCGACCGACACGCTCCCCACTAGCGCGCGCATGGTACGCAGCGCCGCGCGCGCGGTGCTGAACGGCGTCGGCCTCGAGAGCGCGACCACCACGGCCCGCACGCGCGCCGCCCTCACCGCGCTGCGCTCGCGAGTGCGGCGGCAGAGCGACCCGGATGCGCTGCGCTTCGCCTTTCGCGCGTACTACAACTACAAGGCGGCGCACCCGGACGACGTCCGCAAGCCGTACCTGTACTACGTGGACTACGGGCTGGACGCGCGGACGCCGCGCGGCTACGTCTTCGACATGGACGAGCTGCGGGTGGTGGACGGGCCCTTTACCGTGGCGCACGGGCGCGGGTCGGCGCCGGACCGGGCGGGGGTTCCGCGGCGCTTCTCCAACCGGCACGGGAGCAACGCCACCTCGCTGGGCCTCTTCCTGGCGGGGGAGACGTACTCGTTCAGCGGCAGCAACAACGGGAGCCGCTACCGCTCCATCGGGCTGCGGCTGAGCGGGCTGTCGGGGGCGTTCAACAGCACGGCGCGGGAGCGCGGGGTGGTGGTGCACGGCGCGCCGTACGTCACGCGGCTGGGCGCCGGCCGCAGCGAGGGATGCCCGGCGCTGGAGCAGTCGCGCGCCCGCTGGCTCCTTCCGCAGCTCGCCAACGGGAGCCTCGTCTTCCTCTTCTCGCCGCTGGACCGCAACTGGATGAAGCGCGATCCCTGGGCGGCCGTCGAGGGCTGA